A region of Allocoleopsis franciscana PCC 7113 DNA encodes the following proteins:
- a CDS encoding alpha/beta hydrolase gives MPKQNKRNSYFCLRGWIVGFVGLLCVCFWSDRAEAAEWAVLKYRFLRERVSVPELTTFVKTGELSRSLRAYLKLAKKEPAELRRTLTQEVKVNPTFLYQVLRTPVGQVMLDQVSQVIHTPTNRANRESLRGALVSSALPDGNITLIETLQNYPTPEVHVEGERLAEVIQDISKVLGRLPPLPRL, from the coding sequence GTGCCAAAACAAAACAAAAGAAATAGTTACTTTTGTTTACGGGGTTGGATTGTTGGGTTCGTCGGACTCCTGTGTGTTTGCTTCTGGAGCGATCGCGCAGAAGCGGCTGAATGGGCAGTGCTGAAATACCGTTTTTTGCGAGAGAGAGTATCGGTGCCTGAACTGACAACGTTCGTTAAAACAGGGGAACTTTCTAGATCGCTGCGAGCTTATCTCAAGCTTGCCAAAAAAGAACCCGCCGAGTTGCGGCGCACTTTGACGCAAGAGGTTAAAGTTAACCCGACTTTCCTGTATCAAGTCCTCAGAACTCCCGTAGGACAAGTAATGCTCGATCAAGTCAGTCAGGTGATTCATACTCCCACTAATCGAGCTAACCGGGAGTCTTTACGAGGAGCTTTGGTAAGTTCGGCTTTGCCGGATGGCAATATTACCTTAATCGAAACACTGCAAAACTACCCAACGCCAGAGGTTCATGTCGAGGGTGAACGCCTTGCTGAGGTTATTCAGGACATTAGCAAGGTACTCGGACGCCTGCCGCCACTGCCCCGATTGTGA
- a CDS encoding DUF928 domain-containing protein produces the protein MFWTKSRTTLITFCIAFFVGLFLSVVPLQVIAQPSNLQVQGQSGNRQSPAWFTLRLKDERRPLPGRREPAAGRGCGANVPNLPLTALSPETNLGFTIAAYPKFFFYIPQMSATAVKFTLLQEDDNKVYEKTFPSSRISGIFDLRLPDDKSLPPLVVGKNYHWYFQITCPQLGSGDIYVDGWVQRVSRGGQNNLWYDSVATLAEKRRLNPDDSALAAAWENLLRSEGLDKIASQPLMGSLRGEKP, from the coding sequence ATGTTTTGGACAAAGTCTCGCACGACTCTTATCACGTTCTGTATCGCTTTTTTTGTTGGTTTGTTTTTGTCTGTTGTGCCCCTACAAGTTATTGCCCAGCCTTCAAATTTACAAGTTCAAGGGCAATCGGGGAACAGGCAATCTCCTGCTTGGTTCACGCTGCGTTTAAAGGATGAACGACGACCGCTCCCTGGCAGGAGAGAACCTGCGGCTGGACGGGGTTGTGGGGCTAATGTACCCAACTTGCCACTGACAGCATTGAGTCCAGAAACCAATCTGGGATTCACGATTGCCGCCTATCCCAAATTCTTTTTCTATATTCCTCAAATGTCCGCAACAGCGGTGAAGTTTACTCTTCTTCAGGAAGATGACAATAAGGTTTATGAGAAAACGTTTCCAAGTTCTCGCATCTCTGGTATTTTTGATCTTCGCCTTCCTGACGACAAATCTTTGCCACCCCTAGTAGTGGGAAAAAACTATCATTGGTACTTTCAAATCACTTGTCCACAGCTAGGGAGTGGGGATATTTATGTAGATGGATGGGTTCAACGAGTCTCTCGCGGTGGTCAGAATAATCTGTGGTACGACAGTGTGGCAACCTTGGCTGAGAAACGCCGCTTGAATCCGGATGATTCTGCGCTCGCGGCTGCGTGGGAAAACTTGTTAAGGTCGGAGGGATTGGACAAAATTGCTTCCCAGCCTCTCATGGGGAGTTTAAGGGGCGAGAAGCCTTAA
- a CDS encoding CHASE2 domain-containing protein produces MNLSEDAFPQIGATEMNYKNHSLISQFAQVFNSFWKKSVTSKNLDLVITSLAAFGLFLGLRQLGWLQPLELAAFDLMVRLRPDEGPDPRLLVVEITERDIQVLNQYPISDGLLAKVLGELERHQPMVIGVDLARNVPQGTGQAELIARFQSPKVIAIANIGNTEAEAVIPPPGVSQERVGFSDVVVDPDNVVRRNFMVAPIDEQTTLYSFSLRVALAYLKHKGINPQFTKTEELQLGTTVFNWLAFNSGGYQNIDDGGYQILLNYRSPRNVARSVNFTQVLNGQIDPNWVRGKIVLIGATAPTAKDLFSTPYSAREKAIPRMAGVLLHSQMVSQILSAVLDRRPLFWYWSEQEELLWIVAWSLVGGILVVRIQNLLILGLSGLGCLSLLFGITLSLLMQSGWIPLAAPTIGLIVTGLAVETYQRQRFQRQEQMVMKLLGQQTSPEIAQALWNEHDRLLDSGLLPGQRVIATILLTDIKGFSTISEQMPPEEVMAWLNEYLPIMVREVQNYRGIINKFTGDGLLAVFGVPVPATTEAVVAEDARRGVACALAMGDRLQELNRNWRNRGLPLVQMRVGIYTGPVMVGSLGGKERLEYGVIGDSVNIASRLESCKKDSQPSDCRILIAHETLVYLQDEFQVEAWGALQLKGKKHKVDVYRVLGRNA; encoded by the coding sequence ATGAATCTAAGCGAGGACGCATTTCCCCAGATTGGTGCAACTGAAATGAATTATAAAAATCATTCCTTAATTTCTCAATTTGCTCAGGTTTTTAATAGTTTTTGGAAAAAGAGCGTTACGTCAAAGAATCTTGACTTAGTTATCACCAGCCTTGCTGCGTTTGGCTTGTTCCTGGGATTACGGCAGTTAGGCTGGCTACAGCCTTTGGAATTAGCGGCTTTCGATCTCATGGTTCGCCTGCGCCCGGATGAAGGCCCCGATCCGCGCTTGCTAGTGGTGGAGATTACAGAGCGAGATATCCAAGTTCTGAATCAATATCCTATCTCCGACGGGCTGTTAGCCAAGGTCTTGGGAGAATTGGAGCGGCATCAACCCATGGTCATCGGTGTGGATTTGGCTCGTAATGTGCCACAAGGGACAGGTCAGGCTGAGTTGATAGCTCGATTCCAAAGTCCCAAGGTGATTGCGATCGCCAATATTGGCAACACCGAAGCCGAGGCGGTTATCCCCCCACCCGGAGTATCCCAGGAACGGGTAGGTTTCAGTGATGTTGTGGTTGACCCCGATAACGTGGTTCGTCGCAATTTTATGGTCGCTCCGATTGATGAACAAACGACCCTCTACTCGTTTTCCCTCCGTGTCGCCCTCGCTTATCTTAAACACAAAGGGATTAACCCTCAATTTACCAAAACCGAGGAACTTCAATTAGGTACAACGGTATTTAACTGGTTGGCTTTCAATTCCGGTGGTTATCAAAATATTGATGATGGTGGCTATCAAATTCTGTTGAATTATCGTTCACCTCGAAATGTCGCACGCAGCGTTAACTTTACACAGGTTTTAAATGGGCAGATTGACCCAAACTGGGTGAGAGGCAAGATTGTACTCATTGGCGCAACCGCTCCAACGGCAAAAGATTTGTTCTCTACCCCCTACAGCGCCAGAGAAAAAGCCATTCCTCGGATGGCGGGGGTTCTGCTTCACTCCCAGATGGTGAGCCAAATTTTGAGTGCTGTTTTGGATCGTCGTCCCTTGTTTTGGTATTGGTCTGAACAGGAAGAACTCTTGTGGATTGTCGCTTGGTCTTTGGTGGGGGGCATTTTGGTGGTACGAATTCAGAATCTGCTGATCCTGGGGTTGAGTGGTCTAGGCTGTCTGAGTTTGTTGTTTGGTATTACCCTATCGCTGTTGATGCAGTCGGGATGGATACCCTTAGCGGCACCGACGATCGGATTAATTGTCACGGGTTTGGCGGTGGAGACTTACCAACGGCAACGTTTCCAACGCCAAGAACAGATGGTGATGAAGCTCTTAGGACAGCAAACTTCACCGGAAATTGCCCAAGCGCTTTGGAATGAGCATGACCGTTTGCTGGATTCAGGTCTGCTACCCGGTCAACGAGTGATCGCGACGATATTACTGACTGACATCAAAGGATTTAGCACCATCTCGGAACAAATGCCGCCAGAAGAGGTGATGGCTTGGTTGAATGAATATTTGCCCATCATGGTGCGGGAAGTGCAAAACTACCGTGGAATTATCAACAAGTTCACTGGCGATGGTCTGTTAGCGGTGTTTGGGGTGCCTGTACCCGCTACAACCGAGGCCGTTGTGGCAGAAGATGCTCGACGGGGTGTAGCTTGTGCTCTGGCGATGGGCGATCGCTTGCAAGAACTCAACCGGAATTGGCGCAATCGAGGTTTGCCGTTGGTTCAAATGCGGGTGGGAATTTATACCGGCCCTGTCATGGTCGGTAGTTTAGGCGGCAAGGAACGTTTGGAGTATGGGGTGATTGGGGACAGTGTCAATATTGCCTCTCGTTTGGAAAGTTGTAAAAAAGACAGTCAACCGAGCGACTGTCGAATCTTGATTGCTCACGAAACTCTGGTTTATCTCCAGGATGAGTTTCAGGTGGAAGCTTGGGGTGCACTGCAATTGAAGGGAAAAAAGCACAAGGTTGATGTTTACCGGGTGCTGGGTCGTAATGCTTGA
- a CDS encoding CHAT domain-containing protein encodes MQASLSLTSTALTTLLLTGFVGITPIFAQSIVSDQTTGTIVTPNGNQLDISGGTLSGDGANLFHSFQKLGLNSGETANFLANPTIQNILGRVTGGDASIINGLIQVTGGNANLYLMNPAGMIFGADARLNVPASFTATTATGIGFNNNWFNAIGNNDYAALVGSPNTFAFNNPSQPGVIVNAGQLAVAKGQNLTLLGGTVVNTGQLEAPQGTITMAAVPGQKLVRISQPGNLLSLEVDPSEAGGGTIPVLSLPELLTGEGGTQATGLTVNGNGQVELTASGIEIPSEAGTAIASGTLDVSTPPNQGGVGGNINVLGDQVQLLSANLDASGTDGGGNVRIGGDYQGKGTIPNASDTFVSADTNIKADALSQGKGGRVIAWADKSNRFLGKISARGGLNSGDGGFAEVSGKQSLEFKGLADLLAPAGAAGTLLLDPTDIIIGDTDNPPSNISTATLVNQLMFGNVTVSTASDGGGAGNITVNNPINWENGFSLTLLADNNITINSGANIIYAGAANRELNLLANNNIIVNSGSTLAATGTGRLDVNLSAGQGGNGAGAITINNNALIDSNGGDISLSAGAIAILGAPINSNGGDIFLGAGAITISNNAPINSNGGDIILGGSSNPSTTPATSLNLNGARLSSGTGEIRLTSNDIELTGANFESASGGNIKLNTPNGTGKILLDDVILSADNGSLQLVGTDVQLRNGAELRSSGTGDITILSSGIIDTTGGTLAGSNIFLTANQAITTGAVTLSPNSGSGINPLFKINTPDIVNLNGAISTTLPRGGDIVIGDITAPSQINVNSALSTLGGNVNFTSTGAITLLGDLKTAGGAITLTGTSLNTALLDSSNTNGNGGAIALTANNTQLTLSNLNSSSTSGRGGDISLTNSGAITSGDLNAAGATGGGNITVKSGTDNTTGNINSNSSNGNGGAIALSANNGKLTTSNLNSSSTLGRGGDISLLSNQGSILSGDLNASGATGGGKITVESGTDNTTGNINSSSSNGNGGAIALSANNGKLTTSNLNSSSTLGRGGDISLTNPGAIISKDLNASGVAGGGSLTVQSGESITTGQIDTSSSNGDGGNVLLDPPGDIQVTSINAQGGANGRGGNIDITTEQFFRATGIFSLGNCLNTSICSAGGAGGGSITIRHGGQGITPFDVGDASKNGTGGAIVSAGGPSILPFQSLPYTYTNGVNISVISVPSPPPTPPAQPSPTPPTQPSPQATSQPTLPYASPPLLTSAPPPPLSVELNDSVATVDQLFTNEFKKYLSLSQRKSITLADAQNSLRRIESATRVKPAIIYAVFVPSTLAASATGSDQSSPNLGLHLHELDRPRQDSDHLELILVTPEGKAIRKRVVGTTRASVLKVAEQLRSELTDITSRSSEYLPPAQNMYQWLVAPLEADLKAQNIQNLVFVMDSGLRSIPMSALHDGQGFLVEKYSVALMPSLSLTDTRYQDIKDSQVLAMGASKFSNQAPLPAVPVELSQITSLWKGQSFLNKEFTLTNLKAQRRQKPFGIVHLATHAFFQPGEPSNSYIQLSDTKLRLNQLQQLGWNDPAVELLVLSACKTAQGNEEVELGFAGLAVQAGVKSALASLSFISDEGTMALMTEFYEQLQEAPIKAEALRRAQVAMLKGEIKLEDGQLITPSQTLPLPPELAKLGNQTLSHPKFWAAFTLIGNPW; translated from the coding sequence ATGCAAGCATCTCTTTCACTCACAAGCACCGCGTTAACCACCCTGTTGCTCACGGGATTTGTTGGCATCACACCCATTTTTGCTCAGTCCATTGTTTCTGATCAAACGACCGGAACGATAGTAACGCCCAATGGTAACCAGCTTGATATTAGCGGCGGCACACTTTCAGGAGATGGGGCGAACCTATTCCACAGCTTTCAAAAATTGGGTCTCAATTCCGGGGAGACAGCCAATTTTCTTGCTAATCCAACCATTCAGAATATTTTGGGGCGGGTTACGGGTGGAGATGCCTCAATTATTAATGGACTGATTCAAGTGACAGGTGGGAACGCTAATCTGTACCTGATGAACCCAGCAGGCATGATTTTTGGTGCGGATGCCCGCCTGAATGTCCCCGCTTCCTTCACTGCCACTACGGCTACAGGGATTGGGTTTAACAATAATTGGTTTAATGCCATCGGTAACAATGATTATGCGGCCTTAGTGGGTAGCCCCAATACATTTGCTTTTAACAACCCATCTCAACCAGGAGTTATTGTTAATGCGGGACAGTTGGCGGTTGCCAAGGGTCAGAATCTTACCCTCTTAGGTGGCACAGTGGTGAATACCGGGCAGTTGGAAGCACCTCAGGGAACGATCACAATGGCGGCGGTACCGGGTCAAAAATTGGTACGCATCAGCCAACCGGGGAATCTCTTGAGTTTGGAGGTTGATCCAAGCGAAGCTGGAGGTGGGACAATTCCGGTCTTATCACTGCCGGAATTGCTCACGGGTGAGGGGGGAACTCAGGCAACAGGCTTAACTGTTAATGGTAATGGTCAGGTCGAATTAACGGCTTCTGGTATAGAGATTCCCTCTGAGGCGGGTACAGCGATCGCCTCTGGCACACTGGATGTATCCACCCCCCCCAACCAAGGGGGAGTGGGTGGCAATATCAATGTTTTGGGCGACCAAGTTCAACTTCTGAGTGCCAATCTAGACGCCTCTGGCACCGATGGCGGCGGTAATGTACGAATTGGCGGCGATTATCAGGGTAAGGGGACAATACCCAATGCCTCTGACACGTTTGTCAGTGCGGATACGAATATCAAGGCTGATGCCTTGTCTCAGGGCAAGGGTGGACGAGTGATTGCCTGGGCAGATAAGTCCAATCGATTCTTGGGCAAAATCAGTGCTCGCGGCGGATTAAACTCTGGAGATGGAGGGTTTGCTGAGGTTTCCGGCAAGCAATCTCTAGAATTTAAAGGTCTGGCTGACTTGTTAGCACCGGCGGGTGCGGCGGGGACGTTGTTGTTAGACCCTACAGATATCATTATCGGCGATACCGATAATCCTCCCTCCAATATCAGTACTGCCACCCTCGTCAATCAACTCATGTTTGGCAATGTCACCGTTTCCACGGCATCGGATGGGGGTGGGGCGGGAAATATTACTGTTAATAATCCCATCAATTGGGAGAATGGTTTCTCTCTGACACTGCTTGCCGATAACAATATCACGATCAATTCCGGTGCCAATATTATTTACGCTGGCGCGGCGAATCGAGAACTAAATTTATTAGCCAATAACAATATTATTGTTAATTCGGGTTCAACTTTAGCCGCCACAGGTACGGGAAGGTTGGATGTTAATCTTAGCGCGGGTCAAGGTGGGAATGGTGCAGGAGCAATTACCATCAATAACAACGCTCTGATTGACTCCAACGGTGGCGATATCAGCCTCAGTGCAGGAGCGATCGCTATCCTCGGTGCTCCCATCAATTCCAATGGAGGTGATATTTTTCTTGGCGCAGGGGCAATTACCATCAGTAATAACGCTCCCATTAACTCTAACGGTGGCGATATCATCCTCGGCGGTAGCAGCAACCCGTCAACGACTCCGGCAACCAGCCTCAATCTCAACGGTGCCCGACTGAGTTCCGGCACTGGAGAAATCAGGCTCACCAGTAACGATATCGAACTGACGGGTGCGAACTTTGAAAGTGCCAGTGGCGGCAATATCAAGCTCAATACCCCCAATGGCACAGGGAAAATTCTCCTCGATGACGTGATTTTGAGTGCTGATAACGGTAGCTTGCAACTGGTTGGGACGGACGTGCAGCTTCGTAATGGTGCTGAGTTGCGTTCCTCTGGAACCGGTGATATTACCATACTCAGTTCAGGCATCATCGACACCACGGGTGGCACCTTAGCGGGAAGCAACATCTTCCTCACGGCGAATCAGGCGATTACCACCGGTGCAGTTACCTTGAGTCCCAATTCTGGCTCAGGGATTAATCCTTTGTTCAAAATCAATACGCCTGACATTGTCAACCTCAACGGAGCGATTTCCACCACATTGCCCAGGGGAGGCGACATTGTAATTGGGGATATAACAGCTCCAAGTCAGATTAATGTGAATTCGGCTTTGTCCACTTTAGGTGGGAATGTCAACTTCACTAGTACGGGCGCGATCACGCTGTTGGGCGACTTAAAGACGGCTGGAGGAGCGATTACCCTAACGGGAACAAGCCTGAACACCGCCCTCCTAGACTCCAGCAATACGAATGGCAATGGAGGAGCGATCGCTCTCACAGCCAATAATACTCAGCTAACCCTCTCTAACCTGAATTCCAGCTCAACTTCTGGTAGGGGTGGCGATATTTCACTCACCAATTCAGGAGCCATTACTAGTGGAGACTTGAATGCTGCCGGCGCGACAGGAGGTGGAAACATTACTGTTAAGTCAGGCACAGATAACACCACAGGAAATATTAACTCTAATTCGAGTAATGGGAATGGAGGAGCGATCGCTCTGAGTGCAAATAATGGCAAGTTGACCACATCTAATCTCAATTCCAGCTCAACTTTAGGCAGGGGTGGTGATATTTCACTCCTGAGTAATCAAGGATCGATTCTTAGTGGAGATTTAAATGCTTCCGGCGCGACAGGGGGTGGCAAAATTACCGTTGAGTCAGGCACAGACAACACCACAGGGAATATCAACTCTAGTTCGAGCAATGGGAATGGAGGAGCGATCGCTCTGAGTGCAAATAATGGCAAGTTGACCACATCTAATCTCAATTCCAGCTCAACTTTAGGCAGGGGTGGTGATATTTCACTTACCAATCCAGGAGCCATTATTAGTAAAGACTTGAATGCTTCCGGCGTGGCAGGGGGTGGAAGCCTTACTGTTCAATCCGGTGAGAGCATTACCACAGGACAGATTGACACCAGTTCGAGTAATGGCGATGGAGGCAATGTTCTCCTCGATCCACCGGGTGATATCCAAGTCACCTCAATTAACGCCCAAGGTGGAGCCAACGGTAGAGGGGGAAATATTGACATCACCACCGAGCAATTTTTCCGTGCGACGGGGATTTTCAGCTTAGGCAATTGTCTCAACACCAGTATTTGTAGCGCTGGCGGGGCTGGAGGTGGCTCTATCACCATCCGTCATGGAGGCCAGGGTATTACTCCTTTTGATGTTGGAGATGCCAGCAAGAACGGTACAGGGGGCGCGATTGTGAGTGCTGGAGGCCCGTCAATCTTGCCCTTCCAATCCTTGCCTTACACCTATACCAATGGTGTCAACATTAGCGTTATTAGTGTGCCATCACCCCCCCCAACTCCTCCGGCACAACCCTCGCCTACTCCTCCGACACAACCCTCACCGCAAGCCACCTCACAACCGACACTACCTTATGCATCACCCCCCTTACTCACATCAGCACCACCACCGCCCCTGTCTGTTGAGCTGAATGACTCTGTGGCGACTGTCGATCAGCTATTCACCAATGAATTTAAAAAATATCTCAGCCTGAGCCAAAGAAAAAGCATCACCTTGGCAGATGCTCAAAATAGTCTACGCCGGATCGAAAGTGCCACGCGGGTTAAGCCCGCCATCATTTATGCGGTTTTCGTTCCCTCAACCTTGGCGGCTTCGGCAACTGGGAGTGATCAATCCTCCCCTAATCTGGGACTCCATCTCCATGAATTGGATAGACCACGCCAAGATAGTGACCACTTAGAATTAATCTTGGTTACCCCAGAGGGCAAAGCCATTCGTAAGCGGGTGGTTGGAACAACACGCGCCTCAGTGCTTAAGGTAGCAGAGCAATTACGCAGTGAACTCACCGACATCACCAGTCGTTCTTCGGAGTACCTTCCTCCTGCCCAAAATATGTACCAGTGGTTGGTTGCTCCGTTAGAGGCTGATTTAAAAGCCCAAAATATCCAGAACCTTGTCTTTGTGATGGATTCCGGGCTACGTTCCATCCCTATGAGCGCCCTTCATGATGGTCAAGGCTTTCTGGTAGAAAAATATAGCGTAGCCCTAATGCCGAGCCTTAGCTTAACGGATACCCGCTACCAAGACATCAAAGACAGCCAAGTCTTAGCCATGGGAGCCTCAAAATTTAGCAACCAAGCTCCTTTACCTGCTGTCCCTGTAGAGTTGTCTCAAATTACATCGTTATGGAAAGGTCAATCCTTCCTCAATAAAGAATTTACGCTGACGAATCTGAAGGCGCAACGCCGCCAAAAACCGTTTGGCATTGTCCACCTTGCCACCCATGCCTTTTTTCAACCGGGGGAACCGAGCAACTCCTATATCCAGTTATCGGACACTAAGCTACGCCTGAACCAACTCCAGCAATTGGGCTGGAATGATCCAGCCGTGGAGTTGTTAGTGCTGAGTGCTTGTAAAACGGCCCAGGGCAATGAAGAGGTGGAGTTGGGTTTTGCTGGCTTAGCCGTCCAAGCTGGCGTTAAGTCAGCCCTGGCAAGCTTATCCTTTATCAGCGATGAAGGAACCATGGCACTGATGACGGAGTTTTATGAGCAATTGCAAGAAGCCCCGATTAAGGCGGAGGCATTGCGACGGGCACAGGTAGCCATGCTCAAGGGAGAAATCAAGCTGGAGGATGGTCAATTAATAACTCCAAGTCAGACACTTCCTTTACCACCAGAACTAGCCAAACTGGGAAATCAAACGCTGTCTCATCCCAAATTTTGGGCGGCATTTACGCTGATTGGCAATCCTTGGTAA
- a CDS encoding SpoIID/LytB domain-containing protein, translating into MVFRGLSVSVVSVFQPIGLLGGRRWWLSLSFWMLLVAPVQALELRVAIEDGVTQVQVGSSTKALVRDAAGQEVGELTAMNGYKAQAGGGSIALAQWRSPLLWIEPTGDGYVWIGKRWYRGRTQLVPTAKGLTAVNLVDLEQYLYSVLGAEMSASWPLEALKAQAVAARSYALHKRATGGNDVFDVGDTTSWQVYKGLESESPNTQTAVQATAGQVMTYDGQVILAAFHAASGGHTENVEDIWKSPFIPYLRGVVDYDQGAPVYQWQKSFSRRELSGKISGVGNVKSMTPERTTPQGRIVTMVVEGDRGTRRVSGTDLRSALGLRSTLFVVNQTGDKFEISGRGYGHGLGMSQWGARNLANQGVNYQQILTHYYPNAILSQLQ; encoded by the coding sequence ATGGTCTTTAGAGGTTTATCCGTCTCTGTTGTGTCTGTGTTCCAGCCCATCGGTTTGCTGGGCGGGCGTCGCTGGTGGCTCTCGTTGTCATTCTGGATGTTGTTAGTGGCTCCAGTTCAAGCACTAGAATTGCGAGTCGCCATTGAAGACGGTGTCACTCAGGTGCAAGTCGGAAGTTCAACGAAGGCGCTTGTCCGAGATGCAGCAGGTCAGGAAGTTGGGGAACTAACGGCGATGAACGGCTACAAAGCTCAAGCTGGGGGAGGTAGCATCGCTCTGGCTCAGTGGCGATCGCCATTGCTGTGGATTGAACCCACGGGTGATGGTTATGTTTGGATTGGCAAACGCTGGTACCGGGGGCGTACCCAACTGGTTCCGACGGCTAAAGGGCTGACGGCAGTCAATCTTGTGGATTTAGAGCAATATCTCTACAGTGTCCTCGGTGCTGAAATGAGTGCGAGTTGGCCTCTAGAAGCCCTAAAGGCGCAAGCTGTTGCGGCTCGTTCTTATGCCCTCCATAAGCGTGCGACGGGGGGGAATGATGTCTTTGATGTGGGTGACACCACATCCTGGCAAGTTTACAAAGGGCTAGAGAGCGAATCTCCTAATACTCAGACAGCCGTTCAGGCCACTGCCGGACAGGTGATGACTTATGACGGTCAAGTGATTCTGGCAGCCTTCCATGCGGCATCTGGGGGACATACAGAAAATGTGGAAGATATCTGGAAAAGCCCGTTCATTCCCTACCTTCGGGGTGTGGTGGATTATGACCAGGGAGCACCGGTTTATCAGTGGCAAAAAAGCTTTTCTCGCCGCGAACTTAGTGGCAAAATTTCTGGGGTGGGCAATGTTAAATCAATGACTCCAGAGCGCACGACGCCCCAAGGACGCATTGTGACGATGGTTGTCGAAGGCGATCGCGGCACGCGGCGTGTCAGTGGCACGGATCTACGCAGCGCCTTGGGCTTGAGAAGTACACTTTTTGTGGTGAATCAAACAGGCGATAAGTTTGAAATTAGTGGTCGCGGTTATGGTCACGGCTTGGGTATGAGTCAGTGGGGCGCACGCAATTTAGCCAATCAGGGCGTTAACTACCAGCAGATTTTGACTCATTATTACCCCAATGCGATTCTTTCCCAACTTCAGTAG
- a CDS encoding ribonuclease Z: MQITFLGTSSGVPTRSRNVSSVALRLPQRAEVWLFDCGEGTQHQLLRSELKSSQIRRIFVTHMHGDHIYGLMGLLASCGLAGSTERMDIYGPADLDDYLRAGKRYSQTNFSYPVQIHAVQPGIIYEDEEFIVSCRMLKHRVPAFGYRVEEKDRPGRFDVKKATALGIPAGPIYGLLKRGETVTLPDGRQINGSELCGEPEMGRKVVYCTDTVYCDNAVELAKDADVLIHEATFAHQDAQLAFERLHSTSTMAAQVAHLAGVKQLIMTHFSPRYAPGNAIMLDDLLEEARAIFPKTKLAYDFLSYDVPRRLPNEMTQTNA, encoded by the coding sequence GTGCAAATTACTTTTTTAGGAACAAGCTCTGGAGTCCCGACACGTTCGCGGAATGTGTCTAGCGTCGCACTACGTCTACCCCAACGTGCAGAAGTATGGCTGTTTGACTGTGGCGAAGGGACTCAGCATCAACTGTTACGCAGTGAACTCAAAAGTAGCCAGATTCGGCGTATTTTTGTCACCCACATGCATGGTGACCATATCTATGGCTTAATGGGGCTTTTGGCAAGCTGTGGTTTGGCTGGCAGTACTGAGCGCATGGATATCTATGGCCCTGCGGATTTAGACGACTACTTGCGAGCTGGGAAACGGTATTCTCAGACAAATTTCTCCTACCCTGTGCAAATTCATGCCGTACAACCTGGAATCATCTACGAAGATGAAGAATTTATCGTCAGTTGCCGGATGCTCAAGCATCGGGTTCCAGCTTTCGGCTACCGGGTGGAGGAAAAAGACCGACCAGGGCGCTTTGATGTAAAAAAAGCCACAGCTCTGGGAATTCCTGCCGGTCCCATCTATGGCCTCCTCAAGCGGGGGGAAACCGTGACTCTGCCCGATGGTCGCCAGATCAACGGTTCCGAGCTGTGTGGAGAGCCTGAAATGGGTCGTAAAGTGGTTTATTGCACTGACACAGTCTACTGTGACAACGCTGTAGAACTGGCAAAGGATGCGGATGTTTTAATTCATGAAGCGACCTTTGCCCATCAAGACGCTCAGTTAGCCTTTGAACGCTTGCATTCTACCTCAACAATGGCTGCACAAGTGGCTCATCTGGCTGGGGTCAAGCAGCTCATTATGACTCATTTCAGTCCCCGTTATGCTCCGGGAAATGCGATCATGTTGGATGACTTACTGGAGGAAGCACGGGCAATTTTCCCCAAAACTAAGTTAGCTTATGATTTCTTGAGCTATGATGTGCCTCGGCGTCTCCCCAATGAAATGACCCAGACGAATGCCTAA